A part of Dehalogenimonas sp. W genomic DNA contains:
- a CDS encoding universal stress protein, translating to MIEYQTLLVPVAGRPEDEDALELACNLARCAGNPRVVVTHVISVDRSLPLDAELDAEIARAEGVLSRFENLAQKFNIRIETNLLQARSVGPAIVDEAVEQKADAIIIGSGYKTHFGEFCLGEVVPYVLQNAPCRVILDHRPQFL from the coding sequence ATGATTGAATATCAAACTTTACTGGTTCCGGTGGCTGGACGTCCCGAGGATGAGGATGCCCTGGAGCTGGCCTGCAATCTGGCCAGGTGCGCCGGTAATCCCCGGGTGGTGGTGACCCACGTCATTTCAGTTGACCGATCACTGCCGCTGGATGCCGAGCTTGACGCTGAAATCGCCCGCGCCGAAGGCGTGTTGTCGCGGTTTGAAAATCTGGCCCAAAAATTCAACATCCGGATTGAAACCAACCTGCTGCAGGCCCGCTCGGTCGGGCCGGCCATCGTTGATGAAGCGGTGGAACAGAAAGCCGACGCCATCATCATCGGTTCAGGCTACAAGACCCACTTCGGAGAATTCTGCCTCGGCGAAGTGGTGCCGTATGTCCTTCAAAACGCCCCGTGCCGGGTAATTCTGGACCACCGGCCCCAGTTCCTGTAA
- a CDS encoding TrkA family potassium uptake protein — MKVIIMGCGRVGAQLASLLDAEGHDVIALDTDSYSFRRLPQEFKGTALVGNGLEEDTLKKAGIEDADAFVAVTEGDNRNVMAAQMAQKIFNVPKVLCRIYDPLRRDLYTILGLEALSPTTIFAELLKEKLES, encoded by the coding sequence ATGAAAGTCATTATCATGGGTTGCGGGCGCGTCGGCGCTCAACTGGCGTCGCTGCTGGATGCCGAAGGCCACGACGTCATCGCTTTGGATACCGACTCCTATTCCTTCCGCCGTCTGCCGCAGGAATTCAAGGGTACCGCCCTGGTGGGCAACGGCCTGGAAGAGGACACACTGAAGAAAGCCGGCATAGAAGATGCCGATGCTTTCGTCGCCGTCACCGAGGGCGACAACCGCAACGTCATGGCCGCGCAGATGGCTCAAAAGATCTTTAACGTCCCCAAGGTGCTCTGCCGCATCTATGACCCGTTGCGCCGAGACCTGTATACCATCCTCGGTCTGGAGGCGTTGAGCCCCACCACCATTTTTGCCGAACTCTTGAAAGAAAAGCTGGAGAGCTAA
- a CDS encoding TrkA family potassium uptake protein — protein sequence MYIIIVGGGRLGYSLTKALLGEGHEILVIERDAAVCDSINRELGSICLRGDACETATQATAGTGRADMMIAVTGGDEDNLVACQVGKYRFNVPRTVARVRDPRNEAIFKKLGVDVTVNSTNIILERIEHEVPSHPLTHLFCITGDQRDLEILEIKADTGEAIGKTMNDIDLPDKVVLSLIIRRNEKPFVPRGDTVFQKGDQIIAVAPTEAEETLQRLFSGS from the coding sequence ATGTACATCATTATTGTCGGCGGCGGCCGCCTGGGTTATTCACTAACTAAAGCCCTGCTGGGCGAAGGCCATGAGATACTGGTCATTGAACGTGATGCTGCTGTTTGTGACAGCATCAACCGGGAACTGGGCAGCATCTGCCTGCGAGGCGATGCCTGCGAAACCGCCACCCAGGCAACCGCCGGAACCGGCCGGGCAGATATGATGATTGCCGTCACCGGTGGTGATGAGGACAATCTGGTAGCCTGCCAGGTGGGCAAATACCGCTTCAATGTCCCCCGCACCGTAGCCCGGGTTCGCGATCCCCGCAACGAAGCTATTTTCAAGAAACTGGGCGTTGACGTCACCGTCAATTCCACCAATATTATTCTGGAGCGCATTGAACACGAGGTGCCTTCGCATCCGCTGACCCACCTGTTCTGCATCACCGGTGATCAGCGTGACCTGGAGATACTGGAAATCAAAGCGGACACCGGGGAAGCCATCGGTAAGACGATGAATGACATTGACCTGCCGGATAAGGTGGTATTGAGCCTGATCATCCGCCGCAATGAAAAGCCGTTCGTCCCGCGTGGCGACACCGTATTTCAGAAGGGCGATCAGATTATCGCGGTGGCCCCAACTGAAGCAGAAGAAACCCTGCAGCGGTTGTTCAGCGGCAGTTAA